A window from Symbiopectobacterium purcellii encodes these proteins:
- the tkt gene encoding transketolase codes for MSSRKELANAIRALSMDGVQKAKSGHPGAPMGMADIAEVLWRDYLNHNPANPHWANRDRFVLSNGHASMLIYSLLHLTGYNLPIEALKNFRQLHSKTPGHPEYGYTDGVETTTGPLGQGIANAVGMALAERTLAAQFNRPGHDIVDHFTYVFMGDGCMMEGISHEVCSLAGTLKLGKLVAFYDDNGISIDGHVEGWFIDDTAARFEAYGWHVVRGVDGHDADAITRAVEQARAVTDKPSLLMCKTVIGFGSPNKAGTHDSHGAPLGDAEVAASREQLGWKYPPFEIPADIYAAWDAKAAGAQKESAWRETFAAYAKAYPELAAEFKRRTVGDLPTNWQADAQKFIEALQANPAKIASRKASQNALEAYGKLLPEFLGGSADLAPSNLTIWSGSVSLDKDPAGNYIHYGVREFGMTAIANGLALYGGFLPYTATFLMFVEYARNAVRMAALMKIRSIYVYTHDSIGLGEDGPTHQPVEQMASLRVTPNMSTWRPADQVETAVAWKYAIERKDGPTALILSRQNLAQQARTAQQLADVAKGAYVLKDSDGQPDLILIATGSEVELAVAAYDVLSAQGHKVRVVSMPSTDAFDKQEAAYREAVLPKAVSARVAIEAGIADYWYKYVGLNGAIVGMTSFGESAPAEKLFEVFGFTVDNVVAKASALLK; via the coding sequence ATGTCCTCTCGTAAAGAACTTGCCAACGCAATCCGTGCACTCAGCATGGATGGCGTGCAAAAAGCCAAATCCGGTCACCCGGGCGCACCCATGGGTATGGCAGATATCGCCGAAGTCCTGTGGCGCGATTACCTTAATCACAACCCGGCTAACCCGCACTGGGCCAACCGCGACCGTTTCGTTCTCTCCAACGGTCACGCTTCCATGCTCATCTACAGCCTACTGCACCTCACCGGCTACAACCTACCGATTGAAGCGCTCAAGAATTTCCGCCAACTGCATTCCAAAACCCCGGGGCACCCGGAGTACGGTTACACCGACGGCGTGGAAACCACCACCGGCCCACTCGGGCAGGGTATCGCCAACGCGGTCGGCATGGCCCTGGCGGAACGCACGCTGGCGGCGCAGTTCAACCGCCCGGGTCACGATATCGTTGACCACTTCACCTACGTGTTCATGGGTGATGGCTGCATGATGGAAGGCATCTCCCATGAGGTGTGCTCGCTGGCCGGTACCCTGAAGCTGGGCAAGCTGGTGGCGTTCTATGATGACAACGGCATCTCCATTGACGGTCACGTGGAAGGCTGGTTTATCGATGACACCGCAGCACGCTTTGAAGCGTACGGCTGGCACGTGGTGCGTGGGGTCGACGGCCATGACGCCGATGCCATCACCCGCGCTGTCGAGCAGGCGCGCGCGGTAACGGACAAACCGTCTCTGCTGATGTGCAAAACCGTGATTGGTTTTGGTTCACCGAACAAGGCCGGCACGCACGATTCCCACGGTGCGCCGCTGGGTGACGCTGAAGTGGCCGCTTCACGCGAACAGCTGGGCTGGAAATACCCGCCGTTTGAAATCCCTGCTGACATCTATGCCGCCTGGGATGCCAAGGCGGCTGGCGCACAGAAAGAAAGTGCCTGGCGCGAGACGTTTGCCGCCTATGCCAAGGCCTATCCGGAACTGGCTGCCGAATTCAAACGCCGCACCGTTGGCGACCTGCCGACCAACTGGCAGGCTGATGCTCAGAAATTCATTGAAGCGCTGCAAGCCAACCCGGCGAAAATTGCCAGCCGCAAAGCCTCGCAGAACGCGCTGGAAGCCTACGGCAAGCTGCTGCCGGAATTCCTCGGCGGCTCTGCCGACCTGGCACCGAGCAACCTGACCATCTGGTCCGGCTCGGTCTCGCTGGATAAAGACCCGGCAGGCAACTACATCCACTACGGGGTGCGCGAGTTCGGCATGACCGCCATCGCCAACGGTCTGGCGCTGTACGGCGGCTTCCTGCCGTATACCGCGACCTTCCTGATGTTTGTGGAATATGCCCGTAACGCGGTGCGTATGGCCGCACTGATGAAAATCCGCAGCATCTACGTCTATACCCATGACTCCATCGGTCTGGGTGAAGACGGCCCGACGCACCAGCCGGTAGAGCAAATGGCGAGCCTGCGCGTGACACCAAACATGAGCACCTGGCGTCCGGCGGATCAGGTAGAAACCGCGGTGGCCTGGAAATACGCCATCGAGCGCAAGGATGGCCCGACAGCGCTGATCCTGTCGCGTCAAAACCTGGCCCAACAGGCACGCACCGCGCAGCAACTGGCGGACGTGGCGAAAGGCGCTTACGTGCTGAAAGACAGCGACGGCCAGCCGGACCTGATCCTGATTGCTACCGGTTCAGAAGTGGAACTGGCGGTGGCGGCTTACGACGTGCTGAGCGCACAGGGCCACAAGGTACGTGTGGTTTCCATGCCGTCCACCGATGCGTTCGACAAGCAGGAAGCGGCCTACCGTGAAGCGGTGCTGCCGAAAGCGGTGAGCGCCCGCGTGGCGATCGAAGCGGGCATTGCTGACTACTGGTACAAGTATGTCGGCCTGAACGGGGCGATTGTGGGCATGACGAGCTTCGGCGAATCGGCTCCGGCGGAAAAACTGTTCGAGGTGTTTGGCTTTACGGTGGATAACGTGGTGGCAAAGGCCAGCGCGCTGCTGAAGTAA
- a CDS encoding YjhG/YagF family D-xylonate dehydratase codes for MSLNVIFNSADPGIYNIKTHAEGPAGALPLTPEMLVDSPSGNIFGLTLNAGMGWDPNRLLGTEVLILGTQGGIRAEDGRPIALGYHTGHWEIGLQMRAAAETIAKENGVPFAAYVSDPCDGRSQGTTGMFDSLPYRNDAAMVFRRLIRSLPTRKAVIGVATCDKGLPAMMIALAATHHLPTIIVPGGATLPPTHGEDAGKIQTIGARFANQELSLKEAAELGCRACASPGGGCQFLGTAGTSQVVAEGLGMALPHSALAPSGQEVWLDIARQSARAALLMQLKGLTTKDIITDKAIENAMTVHAAFGGSTNLLLHIPAIAYAAGCKAPTVEQWMAINRKVPRLVSVLPNGPDYHPTVRAFMAGGVPEVMLHLRKLGLLHEDVLTVTGETLGDNLDVWERSERRRRFRELLVACDGVQPDEVIMSPEQAKARSLTSTITFPSGNIAPEGSVIKSTAIDASVVDEQGIYRHTGKAKVFTSEKAGIRAIKHGEIQAGDMMVVMGGGPSGTGMEETYQLTSALKHLSYGKFVSLLTDARFSGVSTGACIGHIGPEALAGGPIGKLRDGDIIEMIIDRNQLVGSINFIGTEGHPLSPEEGAVELANRPLHPELRAHPDLPDDTRLWAALQAVSGGTWAGCIYDTDKILDVINAGLKALKENNSN; via the coding sequence ATGTCGCTTAACGTTATCTTTAATAGCGCAGATCCCGGCATCTACAATATCAAAACACACGCGGAAGGCCCGGCTGGGGCGCTGCCGTTAACGCCAGAAATGCTGGTGGATTCACCCAGCGGCAATATTTTTGGTTTAACGCTGAATGCGGGAATGGGGTGGGACCCAAACCGCCTGCTCGGCACCGAAGTGCTAATCCTCGGTACGCAAGGGGGGATTCGCGCAGAGGATGGTCGTCCGATTGCGTTGGGATATCATACCGGGCACTGGGAAATCGGCTTGCAGATGCGCGCCGCCGCTGAAACCATCGCGAAAGAGAATGGCGTGCCGTTTGCCGCTTATGTCAGCGATCCCTGCGATGGCCGTTCGCAGGGGACAACCGGCATGTTTGACTCCTTGCCCTATCGCAATGACGCCGCCATGGTGTTTCGGCGGTTGATTCGCTCCTTGCCGACCCGCAAAGCGGTGATTGGCGTGGCAACCTGTGACAAAGGCTTGCCCGCGATGATGATTGCGCTGGCGGCAACGCATCATTTACCGACGATTATCGTGCCCGGCGGCGCAACGTTGCCGCCGACGCACGGTGAGGATGCCGGAAAAATTCAGACGATTGGTGCTCGCTTTGCCAACCAGGAACTGAGCCTGAAAGAGGCTGCCGAACTGGGGTGTCGGGCTTGTGCCTCTCCGGGGGGCGGCTGTCAGTTCCTCGGTACTGCCGGCACCTCACAGGTGGTGGCCGAAGGGTTAGGGATGGCGTTGCCCCATTCGGCATTGGCACCCTCGGGGCAGGAAGTGTGGCTGGACATCGCCAGACAGTCTGCCCGTGCGGCACTGCTGATGCAGCTCAAGGGATTGACTACCAAAGATATTATCACCGACAAAGCCATTGAAAATGCGATGACGGTACATGCTGCGTTTGGCGGTTCAACCAACCTGTTACTGCATATCCCTGCGATCGCCTATGCGGCGGGCTGTAAAGCGCCGACCGTTGAGCAGTGGATGGCCATCAACCGTAAAGTGCCGCGCTTGGTTAGCGTATTGCCGAATGGACCTGACTACCATCCTACTGTCCGGGCCTTTATGGCCGGTGGTGTACCGGAAGTGATGTTGCATCTGCGCAAACTCGGGTTGCTGCATGAAGATGTGCTCACGGTGACGGGCGAAACGCTGGGCGACAATCTCGATGTATGGGAGCGCTCGGAGCGTCGACGCCGTTTCCGCGAATTGCTGGTGGCGTGTGACGGTGTTCAGCCTGATGAAGTGATCATGAGCCCTGAGCAGGCCAAGGCGCGCAGTTTGACCTCCACCATTACCTTTCCCTCCGGCAACATTGCACCGGAAGGGTCCGTGATTAAATCGACGGCGATCGATGCCTCGGTGGTGGATGAACAAGGCATTTATCGCCACACCGGCAAGGCCAAGGTGTTCACCTCGGAAAAAGCGGGGATTCGTGCCATCAAACACGGAGAGATTCAGGCGGGTGACATGATGGTAGTGATGGGCGGTGGGCCGTCGGGCACCGGAATGGAAGAGACTTACCAGCTCACGTCAGCGCTGAAACACCTCTCCTATGGCAAGTTCGTTTCACTACTGACCGATGCGCGTTTCTCTGGCGTATCCACCGGTGCCTGTATTGGTCATATTGGGCCGGAGGCCTTGGCGGGTGGGCCGATCGGCAAGCTGCGCGATGGCGACATTATCGAAATGATCATTGACCGTAATCAACTGGTTGGCTCCATCAACTTTATTGGTACAGAAGGGCACCCGTTGTCTCCCGAAGAGGGGGCTGTCGAGCTGGCGAACCGCCCGCTACATCCTGAATTACGGGCGCACCCCGATTTGCCCGACGATACGCGCTTATGGGCGGCTTTGCAGGCGGTCAGTGGCGGAACGTGGGCAGGTTGTATTTATGATACCGACAAGATCCTTGACGTTATCAATGCCGGTTTGAAAGCGTTAAAAGAGAATAACAGCAATTAA
- a CDS encoding helix-turn-helix transcriptional regulator gives MDMRIFSKCNFTLVGLREIFSRVSTLHVKSANRFTLIPQGRKKCIFIIDGASEGFEEYYASIKCHFYDIVSVFIIINNSNHEPVCIDEKTVLIPKSTPISYFYNVLNVKEIHESGAAQPVRLSKSEHAVFRYWSEGYSPDVIAERVGINKKSVLNSKARLLNKYGVHDKNSLLLIATILFKRKIIKLSESSENAP, from the coding sequence ATGGATATGAGAATTTTTAGCAAATGCAACTTTACGCTTGTCGGCTTACGTGAAATTTTTTCACGTGTCTCTACGCTGCATGTAAAGTCCGCAAACCGATTTACATTGATACCCCAAGGAAGAAAAAAATGCATTTTTATCATCGATGGCGCGAGTGAAGGCTTCGAGGAATACTACGCATCGATAAAATGTCACTTTTATGACATTGTTTCCGTTTTCATCATTATCAATAATTCAAACCATGAACCTGTTTGCATTGATGAAAAAACGGTGCTTATTCCTAAATCAACGCCCATTAGCTACTTTTATAACGTGTTGAACGTAAAAGAAATTCATGAGAGTGGTGCCGCTCAGCCAGTGAGACTCTCTAAATCCGAGCATGCGGTATTTCGCTACTGGAGTGAGGGATATTCTCCAGACGTGATCGCGGAACGGGTGGGAATTAATAAAAAGTCAGTACTGAACAGCAAAGCCAGGCTGTTAAACAAATATGGCGTGCACGACAAGAACTCCCTGCTGCTGATTGCCACCATCCTGTTTAAGCGAAAAATCATTAAACTGAGTGAAAGCAGCGAAAACGCGCCTTAA
- a CDS encoding ABC transporter substrate-binding protein, translated as MKKLLRYSALLMMLSPALSHADTEMRFSWWGGNQRHEATRATIDQYKVQHPTVTIKAEPSGWDGYLSRVSTQLAGSTEPDVMQINWNWLELFSKNGEGFYDLNKLSQYIDLSQFTDQGKNLVTRGGKLNGIPIALTARLMYYNANVWQQAGLEYPQTWDDILKAGPVFKSKLGDEYYPFFLGAVDTSILTFLNSYMVQKYNIAMIDEEKKQFNYTPEQWLEFFGLYKKLVDNHVIPSMKYFTAFGKANAWEIRPWLEGKLGGTYIWTTEGTYADSLKAPSQLVLGPYPMLPGAKDSGLFFKPSQIFSIGNNTKNPEEAAKFINYMLNDPAGIKTMGLQRGIPLSKIAVATLEKEGILKSGDIQAQSLEQVNKLSGDVKVSSYFENQKLLSVFLDYLQQYDYGKLSIEDVATGFPKAGERVLKRII; from the coding sequence ATGAAAAAGCTCCTGCGTTATTCCGCTTTATTGATGATGTTGTCGCCAGCGCTGAGCCACGCTGACACTGAAATGCGTTTTTCATGGTGGGGAGGGAACCAACGCCATGAAGCGACACGCGCCACCATCGATCAGTATAAAGTGCAACATCCAACCGTTACGATAAAAGCAGAGCCAAGCGGGTGGGATGGCTATCTTTCCCGCGTCAGTACTCAGCTCGCGGGTTCAACAGAACCTGATGTGATGCAGATTAACTGGAACTGGTTAGAGCTTTTTTCCAAAAATGGTGAAGGGTTTTACGATCTGAATAAATTGTCTCAGTACATAGACCTGAGCCAGTTTACCGATCAGGGCAAAAACCTGGTAACACGCGGTGGAAAACTGAACGGTATTCCTATCGCGCTAACTGCTCGTTTAATGTATTACAACGCCAACGTCTGGCAGCAGGCAGGGTTGGAATATCCGCAAACCTGGGATGATATCCTGAAAGCTGGTCCGGTATTTAAAAGCAAACTGGGGGATGAATACTATCCGTTCTTCCTCGGCGCGGTGGATACCTCGATTCTGACCTTCCTCAATTCGTACATGGTGCAGAAATACAACATCGCCATGATCGATGAAGAGAAAAAACAGTTTAATTACACCCCGGAACAGTGGCTGGAATTCTTTGGCTTGTATAAAAAGCTGGTGGATAACCACGTTATTCCTTCCATGAAGTATTTCACCGCCTTTGGTAAAGCCAACGCCTGGGAGATTCGCCCGTGGCTGGAAGGCAAACTGGGTGGCACCTACATCTGGACCACTGAAGGCACTTACGCTGACAGCCTTAAGGCGCCGTCACAGCTGGTGCTGGGACCGTACCCGATGCTGCCTGGGGCGAAAGATTCCGGTTTGTTCTTTAAACCTTCACAGATTTTTTCTATCGGGAATAACACCAAAAACCCAGAAGAAGCGGCCAAGTTCATTAACTACATGCTTAACGATCCTGCTGGCATCAAAACCATGGGTCTGCAACGCGGTATTCCGCTGAGCAAAATCGCTGTCGCGACGTTGGAAAAAGAGGGCATCTTGAAAAGCGGTGATATTCAGGCGCAGTCGTTGGAGCAAGTGAATAAGCTGTCTGGTGATGTAAAAGTTTCCTCTTATTTTGAGAACCAAAAACTGCTGTCGGTATTCCTGGATTATCTCCAGCAATATGATTACGGAAAACTGTCTATCGAAGACGTTGCGACCGGTTTCCCGAAAGCAGGTGAACGTGTACTGAAAAGAATCATCTGA
- a CDS encoding carbohydrate ABC transporter permease, translating to MSSAEAIAAAEVRRTLRREKFNASIRYTILLIVGLLMLYPLVWMFSASFKPNHEIFTTLGLLPENPTSDGFVRGWKTGTEYNFGHYMLNTFKYVIPKVILTIISSTIVAYGFARFEIPWKNFWFATLITTMLLPSTVLLIPQYIMFREMGMLNSYMPLYIPLAFATQGFFVFMLIQFLRGVPRDMEEAAQIDGCNSFQVLWYVVVPILKPAIISVALFQFMWSMNDFIGPLIYVYSVDKYPIALALKMSIDVTEGAPWNEILAMASISILPSIIIFFFAQRYFVQGVTSSGIKG from the coding sequence ATGTCGTCCGCTGAAGCGATTGCCGCGGCAGAAGTGCGCCGGACGTTACGCCGTGAAAAATTCAATGCCAGCATCCGCTACACCATCCTGCTGATTGTCGGTCTGTTGATGCTCTATCCGCTGGTGTGGATGTTCTCGGCCTCCTTTAAGCCGAACCACGAGATCTTTACCACGCTGGGGCTGTTGCCGGAGAATCCCACCAGTGACGGCTTTGTGCGTGGGTGGAAAACCGGTACTGAATATAATTTTGGTCATTACATGCTGAATACCTTCAAGTATGTGATCCCGAAAGTCATACTGACCATTATTTCCTCCACTATCGTGGCCTACGGTTTTGCCCGTTTTGAAATTCCGTGGAAGAACTTCTGGTTTGCCACGCTGATCACCACCATGTTGCTGCCCAGCACCGTGTTGTTGATTCCGCAATACATCATGTTCCGTGAAATGGGCATGCTGAACAGCTACATGCCGCTCTATATTCCGCTGGCCTTTGCCACGCAGGGTTTCTTTGTCTTCATGCTGATCCAGTTCCTGCGCGGTGTACCGCGTGATATGGAAGAGGCCGCCCAGATCGATGGTTGTAACTCCTTCCAGGTGCTGTGGTATGTAGTCGTCCCGATCCTCAAACCGGCCATTATTTCTGTGGCGTTGTTCCAGTTCATGTGGTCCATGAACGACTTTATCGGTCCGCTGATCTACGTCTATAGCGTGGATAAGTACCCGATTGCACTGGCGCTGAAAATGTCCATCGACGTGACGGAAGGCGCGCCGTGGAATGAAATTCTGGCGATGGCGAGTATCTCTATTCTGCCGTCCATCATTATTTTCTTCTTTGCTCAACGCTACTTCGTACAGGGCGTCACCAGCAGCGGAATTAAAGGTTAA
- a CDS encoding M48 family metallopeptidase, translated as MRIRIPLLALTITSLLSGCQNLDNNTLMQSGVQAFQAATLSDAQVKTLSEQSCAQMDKEANIAPADSSYTKRLNSIADALGHDINGTPANYKVYLTKDVNAWAMANGCIRVYSGLMDIMTDNEVEGVLGHEMGHVALGHSRKAMQVAYATSAARTAVASAGGMATSLSQSQLADMGEQLVNAQFSQTQERQADDYSFDLLKRRNIDQQGLASSFEKLAKLDAGRQSSMFDSHPAAEERAQHIRDRIAAGK; from the coding sequence ATGAGGATCAGAATACCGCTGTTAGCTCTGACTATCACCAGCCTGCTGAGCGGCTGTCAAAATCTGGATAACAACACGCTGATGCAATCTGGGGTGCAGGCGTTTCAGGCGGCAACACTGAGCGATGCGCAAGTCAAAACGCTCAGCGAACAGTCTTGTGCACAAATGGATAAAGAGGCCAACATCGCCCCCGCCGATAGCAGCTATACGAAACGACTGAACAGCATCGCCGATGCGCTCGGGCACGACATCAATGGCACTCCCGCTAACTATAAGGTGTACCTGACTAAAGACGTGAATGCCTGGGCAATGGCCAATGGCTGCATTCGCGTCTACAGCGGATTGATGGATATCATGACGGACAATGAAGTCGAAGGGGTGCTGGGGCATGAAATGGGGCATGTGGCCTTAGGTCATAGCCGTAAGGCGATGCAGGTGGCCTATGCCACCAGCGCGGCCCGCACTGCCGTCGCCTCGGCAGGCGGCATGGCAACCTCGTTATCACAATCCCAGTTGGCTGATATGGGAGAACAGTTGGTGAATGCTCAGTTTTCTCAAACGCAAGAGCGTCAGGCCGACGACTACTCTTTCGACTTGCTAAAACGGCGTAACATCGACCAGCAGGGGTTAGCCAGCAGCTTTGAAAAATTGGCCAAACTGGATGCGGGCCGACAAAGCAGTATGTTTGATTCACACCCTGCCGCCGAAGAACGCGCGCAACATATTCGCGATCGTATCGCCGCAGGCAAGTAA
- a CDS encoding Gfo/Idh/MocA family protein codes for MKKYALVGTGGRSGLFLTAIARDYRQEGRLVAFCDSNQTRMDYANAMIGEFEHQSVPTYKADEFDKMIAETRPDFVIVTSIDRTHHHYIVRAMELGCDVISEKPMTIDEEKCQEIIDAVARTGRSLRVTFNYRYAPHHSKIRELIAANIIGEVYSVHFEWLLNTEHGADYFRRWHRDKRNSGGLLVHKSTHHFDLVNFWLNSEPETVYAQGDLRFYGKANAEERGVTEFYNRSHGSEAAANDPFALHMKDSKQLTSLYLNAEHEDGYYRDKSVFDDGINIEDTLGVIVRYKSKAIMTYSLNAYLPWEGLNVVFNGSRGRIEMKLVEKSYVNGGGKKSDEGALRGCEIKVFPMFDEPYVVPVVQGVGGHGGGDDVMLRHLFGISEPDPLNRAADYQDGALSILTGIAANRSLRTELPVRIKDLAVKLPPRK; via the coding sequence ATGAAAAAGTATGCCTTAGTGGGGACGGGGGGCCGCTCCGGTCTGTTCCTGACCGCAATAGCGCGTGATTACCGCCAGGAAGGTCGTCTGGTCGCCTTTTGCGACAGCAACCAAACGCGAATGGATTATGCCAACGCCATGATTGGCGAGTTTGAGCATCAGTCCGTGCCAACGTACAAGGCGGATGAATTCGATAAAATGATCGCGGAAACGCGTCCTGATTTCGTCATCGTCACTTCCATTGATCGTACGCACCATCACTATATTGTGCGCGCCATGGAACTGGGCTGTGATGTTATCAGTGAAAAACCCATGACCATTGATGAAGAGAAGTGTCAGGAAATTATCGATGCCGTCGCGCGCACCGGGCGTAGCCTGCGCGTTACCTTTAACTACCGTTATGCACCACACCACAGCAAGATTCGCGAGCTGATTGCCGCCAACATTATCGGTGAAGTGTATTCCGTGCATTTTGAATGGCTGCTGAACACCGAGCACGGCGCAGATTATTTCCGCCGTTGGCACCGCGACAAACGTAACAGCGGTGGTCTGTTAGTCCATAAATCCACACACCATTTCGATCTGGTCAATTTCTGGCTCAACTCTGAACCGGAAACCGTCTATGCACAGGGCGATTTGCGTTTCTACGGCAAAGCCAATGCGGAAGAGCGCGGCGTGACCGAGTTTTATAACCGCTCCCATGGTAGCGAGGCGGCGGCCAACGACCCCTTTGCCTTGCACATGAAAGACAGCAAGCAACTGACCTCGCTGTACCTCAACGCCGAGCATGAAGATGGTTATTACCGCGATAAGAGCGTGTTTGACGATGGCATTAATATCGAAGATACGCTTGGCGTGATCGTGCGCTACAAAAGCAAAGCCATCATGACCTACTCGCTGAATGCTTATCTGCCGTGGGAAGGGCTGAACGTGGTGTTTAACGGCAGCCGCGGTCGTATCGAGATGAAACTGGTCGAGAAATCCTACGTTAACGGCGGCGGCAAAAAATCAGACGAAGGCGCACTGCGCGGCTGTGAAATCAAAGTGTTCCCGATGTTTGACGAGCCGTATGTCGTCCCCGTGGTGCAAGGCGTTGGCGGGCACGGCGGCGGTGATGATGTGATGCTGCGCCATCTGTTTGGTATCTCGGAACCCGATCCGCTAAACCGTGCTGCGGATTATCAGGATGGCGCACTTTCCATTCTGACTGGTATCGCGGCCAACCGCTCTTTACGTACTGAATTACCTGTGCGGATTAAGGATCTGGCGGTAAAACTGCCACCGCGTAAATAG
- a CDS encoding ABC transporter ATP-binding protein, which translates to MAEVTFNKLEKVYSNGFKAVHGIDLTIKDGEFMVIVGPSGCAKSTTLRMLAGLETISGGEVRIGERIVNNLVPKDRGIAMVFQNYALYPHMTVRENLAFGLKLAKLSKEKIDEQVNEAAKILELEELMDRLPRQLSGGQAQRVAVGRAIVKKPDVFLFDEPLSNLDAKLRASMRIRISDLHKQLKKSGKPATSVYVTHDQTEAMTMGDRICVMKLGHIMQVDTPDNLYHYPKNMFVAGFIGAPEMNIKPSKLVERDGQVALVVGNSTLALNASQQDKVKAYLGQDVFFGVRPEYVSVSLTPFAESHSQGELIRVENMGHEFFMYLKVDNFELTCRMTSEQARVIIASAMHKTVYFQFDMDKCHIFDAKTERNISLA; encoded by the coding sequence ATGGCTGAAGTTACGTTTAATAAACTGGAGAAAGTGTACTCCAACGGTTTCAAAGCGGTGCATGGCATCGACCTGACCATCAAAGACGGTGAGTTCATGGTGATTGTCGGGCCCTCGGGTTGTGCAAAATCAACGACCCTGCGCATGTTGGCGGGGTTGGAAACCATCAGCGGCGGTGAAGTACGTATCGGCGAACGCATCGTGAATAATCTGGTGCCGAAAGATCGCGGTATTGCGATGGTGTTCCAGAACTATGCGCTCTATCCCCATATGACGGTGCGTGAGAATCTGGCGTTCGGCCTGAAGTTGGCAAAATTGTCGAAAGAGAAGATCGACGAACAGGTTAACGAAGCGGCTAAAATTCTGGAACTGGAAGAGCTGATGGATCGTCTGCCGCGCCAGTTGTCCGGTGGTCAGGCGCAGCGCGTCGCCGTCGGTCGCGCTATTGTCAAAAAGCCGGATGTGTTCCTGTTTGATGAACCGTTATCCAACCTGGACGCCAAGCTGCGTGCCTCGATGCGTATCCGCATTTCTGACCTGCACAAGCAGTTAAAGAAAAGCGGTAAACCCGCGACCAGCGTCTACGTCACCCACGACCAGACCGAAGCGATGACCATGGGCGACCGTATCTGCGTGATGAAACTGGGCCATATCATGCAGGTGGATACGCCAGACAACCTGTATCACTACCCGAAGAACATGTTCGTGGCGGGGTTTATCGGTGCGCCGGAGATGAACATCAAACCGAGCAAACTGGTGGAGCGGGACGGGCAGGTGGCATTGGTGGTGGGAAATTCCACGCTGGCACTCAATGCTTCGCAGCAGGACAAGGTCAAAGCCTACCTCGGTCAGGACGTGTTTTTTGGCGTGCGCCCGGAATATGTCAGCGTCTCATTAACCCCGTTTGCGGAAAGCCATTCTCAGGGAGAATTGATTCGCGTGGAAAACATGGGCCACGAATTCTTTATGTATCTGAAGGTGGATAATTTCGAATTGACCTGCCGTATGACTTCCGAACAGGCCAGAGTGATTATCGCCAGCGCGATGCATAAAACGGTCTATTTCCAGTTTGACATGGATAAGTGCCATATCTTTGACGCGAAAACGGAACGAAATATTTCGCTGGCGTAG
- a CDS encoding IclR family transcriptional regulator, protein MKKKPETCVTSQIIEKNAADTPEAHAPVDASDALSLATKSTAPALTKGFAILNLIAKEPGLNLTAIKDRLGLPSSSCHHLVTTLCQLGALQQQPVQGGYILGLKLFELGTIAANQRRIEEFALPALKALAQELQLTCHLGVMEGSEAVYLLKVEGNSSIQVNTWVGKRLSLHSSSLGKVLLAWLPEQALEKKLSHIGWQTKTASTLTSPDAYRQHLIGVRQQGWAFDNEEDIVNIRCLAAPITDSSGQVIAAISAVGTVLDIDPAKLEWIIDPLCRTAAHISRQLGK, encoded by the coding sequence ATGAAAAAAAAGCCAGAAACCTGCGTCACGTCTCAAATCATTGAGAAAAATGCAGCTGACACCCCAGAAGCACATGCACCCGTTGACGCTAGCGATGCCCTTTCTCTCGCGACAAAATCCACCGCACCGGCGTTAACCAAAGGGTTTGCAATACTCAATCTGATTGCCAAGGAACCGGGGCTTAACCTGACAGCGATAAAAGACCGCCTGGGACTTCCCAGCAGCAGTTGCCACCACCTGGTCACCACGCTGTGCCAACTGGGTGCCTTACAGCAGCAACCGGTGCAGGGGGGATATATTCTGGGGCTGAAGCTGTTTGAACTGGGCACCATCGCAGCAAATCAACGACGCATTGAAGAATTTGCCTTACCCGCGTTGAAGGCCTTGGCACAGGAACTTCAGTTAACGTGCCATCTGGGCGTGATGGAAGGGAGCGAAGCGGTTTATCTTTTGAAGGTTGAAGGCAACAGCAGCATTCAGGTCAACACCTGGGTAGGAAAACGCCTGTCACTGCACAGCTCCTCGCTGGGCAAGGTGCTGCTTGCCTGGTTACCGGAACAGGCGTTGGAAAAAAAGCTCAGCCATATCGGCTGGCAAACGAAAACAGCCAGTACGCTCACCTCGCCAGACGCCTATCGCCAGCATCTCATCGGTGTTCGTCAGCAGGGATGGGCGTTTGATAATGAAGAAGATATCGTTAATATCCGCTGCCTTGCCGCGCCGATAACCGACAGCAGTGGGCAGGTCATTGCCGCCATCAGTGCGGTTGGCACGGTGCTGGATATCGACCCGGCAAAGCTGGAATGGATTATCGACCCACTGTGCCGCACCGCTGCCCATATCTCCCGGCAGTTGGGGAAGTAA